Proteins from a single region of Candidatus Woesearchaeota archaeon:
- a CDS encoding ATP-binding protein gives MKGQVVWGNFSTILMRVKAGERVELGELCVIEHEGKKFILQVYDLSYGSQISQQNLEMVAGMNLEEEQFSLLDPALRNYQVASLKPLLVIESKGSISSAALCKMLPPFFSSVRNIVKDDLSFITRPQSPLFLGSLRSGSQALDFSVALAGKDVLSHHMLIAASTGKGKSNLMSCLLWDVVGKEYAGMVVLDPHDEYYGRTGLGLKDHPSKQHVVYYTPYSPPVGTRTLKLNLSKLKPEHFSGAIALSEPQRQCLYAYHKRFGDEWIKCILEEKRIEGVAFHEDTIAVVKRKLVSLLDLELDHGQLRARGVFDAIAGENTITELCNEVERGKIVIIDTSYFSGSLEIMIGSIIASELFDRYKYYKREGRLDDKPVISIVLEEAPRVLGKKVLEQGSNVFESIAREGRKFKIGLLAITQLPSEIPKSILANMNTKIILGLEMGAERQAIIESAPQDLSQDTRTIASLDKGEALVTSTFTRFALPVKVPLFSEFSQKEKKKEYRVDDSFFS, from the coding sequence ATTAAAGGGCAGGTGGTATGGGGTAACTTTTCAACGATTTTGATGCGGGTTAAAGCAGGCGAGAGGGTTGAATTAGGGGAGTTGTGTGTCATTGAACATGAAGGCAAGAAGTTTATCTTGCAAGTATATGATCTTTCGTATGGCAGCCAAATTTCCCAACAAAATCTTGAAATGGTTGCAGGAATGAATTTAGAAGAGGAACAATTTTCCCTTCTTGATCCAGCGTTACGAAATTATCAGGTAGCATCACTTAAACCCCTGTTAGTTATTGAATCAAAAGGATCTATTTCTTCTGCTGCGTTGTGTAAAATGCTTCCTCCCTTCTTTTCTTCAGTGCGAAATATTGTCAAAGATGATTTATCTTTTATTACCCGTCCGCAGTCTCCTCTGTTTTTAGGGTCTTTACGCAGCGGTAGTCAGGCGTTAGATTTTTCTGTTGCTCTTGCAGGTAAAGACGTGTTGTCACATCATATGCTGATTGCAGCAAGCACAGGTAAAGGGAAAAGTAATTTGATGTCGTGTTTATTGTGGGATGTTGTTGGTAAAGAATATGCGGGAATGGTGGTGCTTGATCCGCATGATGAATATTATGGCCGTACAGGATTGGGTCTTAAAGATCATCCTTCTAAACAACATGTAGTCTATTATACTCCGTATAGTCCGCCGGTTGGCACACGCACGCTTAAATTAAATTTAAGTAAACTTAAACCAGAACATTTTAGTGGGGCGATTGCTCTTTCTGAACCACAACGACAGTGTTTGTATGCGTATCATAAACGGTTTGGTGACGAGTGGATCAAATGCATTCTTGAGGAAAAACGCATTGAGGGCGTCGCATTTCATGAGGACACTATTGCAGTTGTTAAACGTAAACTCGTGTCGTTGCTTGATTTAGAATTAGATCATGGTCAATTGCGAGCACGCGGGGTTTTTGATGCTATAGCAGGAGAGAACACGATTACTGAATTATGTAATGAAGTGGAACGTGGTAAAATAGTGATTATTGATACTAGTTATTTTTCTGGATCACTTGAAATTATGATTGGCAGTATTATTGCGAGTGAATTATTTGATCGCTACAAATACTATAAACGTGAAGGTCGTCTTGATGATAAACCTGTCATTTCTATTGTTCTTGAAGAAGCACCGCGAGTATTAGGAAAGAAAGTGTTAGAACAAGGTTCGAATGTTTTTGAGAGTATTGCACGCGAAGGACGTAAATTTAAGATTGGGTTACTGGCGATTACGCAGTTGCCTTCAGAAATCCCGAAAAGTATTCTGGCAAATATGAACACCAAAATAATTCTTGGTTTAGAGATGGGTGCAGAACGTCAGGCGATTATTGAATCGGCACCGCAGGACCTTAGTCAGGATACTCGCACGATAGCTTCGTTAGACAAAGGGGAAGCATTAGTTACCTCTACATTTACACGATTTGCGTTGCCTGTTAAAGTACCGTTATTCTCAGAATTTTCACAAAAAGAAAAGAAAAAAGAATATCGTGTGGATGACTCGTTTTTTTCGTAA